In Thermoplasmata archaeon, the following proteins share a genomic window:
- a CDS encoding mechanosensitive ion channel family protein, which translates to MPREHHWILAREILTVCSLILAGAILFYFLSAFLALPVPLLVLIQVVLAASVGLLAIGVLGRALRRMVSRTFNPGFGATVSVAFRLAGYVVLSFVVLGLLGVSGTALLAGGTFAGLVLGLAGTTVLSNVFGGVLLLIARPFEVGDRVTITTWQYGVVVPAYPGKFFSDDRFVPGYTGVVEDLSLTYTAVALDDGPLMKFPNNVMVQAAVLRHSNPRWVRTRYEVPGHPDPERLLEAVAAAVRRNPWIVDPYRVQVLLQAITPTSTILAVDALCKSAFEDPPRSSILLDVSRAAASLGASEG; encoded by the coding sequence ATGCCCCGGGAACATCACTGGATCCTGGCCCGCGAGATCCTCACGGTGTGCTCCCTGATCCTCGCGGGAGCCATTCTGTTCTACTTCCTCTCCGCCTTCCTCGCGCTTCCGGTCCCGCTCCTCGTCCTGATCCAGGTGGTCCTCGCGGCTTCCGTCGGCCTCCTCGCGATTGGCGTCCTGGGCCGCGCGTTGCGGAGGATGGTCTCGCGGACCTTCAACCCGGGCTTCGGCGCGACGGTCTCCGTGGCCTTCCGCCTGGCCGGGTATGTCGTCCTCTCGTTCGTCGTCCTCGGCCTCCTCGGCGTGAGCGGGACCGCCCTCCTGGCCGGAGGCACGTTCGCGGGGCTCGTCCTGGGCTTGGCGGGGACCACGGTCCTCTCGAACGTCTTCGGCGGCGTCCTCCTCCTGATCGCACGCCCGTTCGAGGTCGGGGACCGCGTGACGATTACGACGTGGCAGTACGGGGTGGTCGTTCCCGCGTACCCCGGGAAGTTCTTTTCCGACGACCGGTTCGTCCCCGGGTACACAGGCGTCGTCGAGGACCTCAGCCTCACGTACACCGCGGTCGCCCTGGACGACGGACCGCTCATGAAGTTCCCCAACAACGTCATGGTCCAGGCCGCGGTCCTCCGGCACTCGAACCCGCGCTGGGTCCGCACCCGGTACGAGGTCCCCGGCCACCCGGACCCGGAGCGGCTGCTCGAGGCCGTGGCCGCGGCCGTCCGCCGGAACCCGTGGATCGTCGACCCGTACCGGGTCCAGGTCCTCCTCCAGGCGATCACGCCCACGTCCACGATCCTCGCGGTGGACGCCCTGTGCAAGAGCGCCTTCGAGGATCCGCCGCGGAGCTCGATCCTCCTCGACGTGTCCCGCGCCGCGGCGAGCCTCGGCGCGTCGGAGGGCTAG
- a CDS encoding methyltransferase domain-containing protein, whose protein sequence is MPLLSGSRRARGFFDRLAPLYDWINARIYKPEWLADVRATLHGRVLDVGVGTGFTTGHLADAVGIDLSQEMLRRARYRGHLLRADVTRPPFREGSFDTVVLAGSFYYLSDPQEGMAVAARLLRPGGIVVVLSPATWALAPFVRIYSREEYEAFMAHAGLQLASYRRLNWAACLVTGTKS, encoded by the coding sequence GTGCCGCTGCTCTCGGGCTCCCGCCGCGCACGCGGGTTCTTCGACCGCCTCGCGCCGCTGTACGACTGGATCAACGCGAGGATCTACAAACCGGAGTGGCTGGCGGACGTGCGCGCCACGTTGCACGGACGCGTGCTCGACGTCGGTGTGGGCACGGGGTTCACGACCGGCCACCTTGCGGATGCCGTGGGCATCGACCTCTCGCAGGAGATGTTGCGCCGCGCGCGATACCGAGGACACCTCCTGCGGGCGGACGTCACGCGACCGCCGTTCCGGGAGGGGAGCTTCGACACGGTCGTCCTCGCAGGGTCGTTCTACTACCTGTCCGATCCCCAGGAGGGGATGGCCGTCGCGGCGCGGCTCCTGCGACCTGGAGGAATCGTGGTGGTCTTGTCGCCCGCCACGTGGGCGCTCGCACCCTTCGTGCGAATCTACTCCCGCGAGGAGTACGAGGCGTTCATGGCCCACGCGGGACTCCAACTCGCCTCCTACAGACGGTTGAACTGGGCCGCGTGCCTCGTCACGGGGACGAAGAGCTAG
- a CDS encoding aspartate aminotransferase family protein: MGTVEEEQEAFRVRTKKSAKAFETAKRSIPFGVNSNYRLLDPYPIFVDRAKGSRIWDVDGNEYIDFNMAFGALVAGHSHPVLTKAMRERVANGTIFGFEGEEAAPLAAHMCKRFNIDRIKFSNTGLEGTLFSVRLARGVTGRSRILKFEGCYHGSHDSLMVSIKPTPERQGDPRRPTPVPSSKGLVPDLTKNTVVAPFNDLAATEAIVRENADDLAGIILEPVPMNMGFILPKPGFLEGLRDLADDTGAVLIFDEVKTCGKWYGGAQEAFGVTPDVKVFGKAIGGGFPLSAVGGKAEIMDQVVPGQIAHAGTYNANPVSIRAGLVTLTKILTPAGMKHAQAIGDSLAKGYIDLIEDHHLFMKVQYAGISGTVHFTHKPVVDWRSFQGVDVARWWNYNTAMLNRGIIPMATGPDEQWTCSVAHTKADVATHLEAFNEVAEMIKQVQPEMPLIEAI; this comes from the coding sequence ATGGGCACTGTCGAAGAGGAGCAGGAAGCATTCCGTGTGCGCACGAAGAAGTCCGCGAAGGCGTTCGAGACGGCCAAGCGGTCCATCCCGTTCGGGGTGAACAGCAACTACCGCCTCCTGGACCCGTATCCGATCTTCGTGGATCGGGCCAAGGGGAGCCGGATCTGGGACGTCGACGGCAACGAGTACATCGATTTCAACATGGCCTTCGGCGCCCTCGTGGCGGGCCACAGCCATCCCGTCCTGACGAAGGCGATGCGGGAGCGCGTGGCCAACGGGACCATCTTCGGGTTCGAGGGGGAGGAAGCCGCCCCGCTCGCGGCCCACATGTGCAAGCGCTTCAACATCGACCGGATCAAGTTCTCGAACACGGGGCTCGAGGGCACCCTGTTCTCCGTGCGCCTCGCGCGGGGCGTCACGGGCCGCTCCAGGATCTTGAAGTTCGAGGGCTGCTACCACGGGAGCCACGACTCCCTCATGGTCTCCATCAAGCCGACCCCGGAGCGCCAAGGCGATCCGCGGCGGCCCACGCCGGTGCCCTCGTCCAAAGGTTTGGTCCCCGACCTCACGAAGAACACGGTGGTCGCGCCGTTCAACGACCTCGCCGCGACGGAGGCCATCGTCCGCGAGAACGCGGACGACCTCGCGGGGATCATCCTCGAGCCGGTCCCCATGAACATGGGTTTCATCCTGCCGAAACCGGGATTCCTGGAGGGCCTGCGCGACCTCGCGGACGACACGGGCGCAGTCCTGATCTTCGACGAGGTCAAGACGTGCGGCAAGTGGTACGGCGGCGCACAGGAGGCCTTCGGCGTCACGCCGGACGTCAAGGTGTTCGGGAAGGCGATCGGCGGCGGCTTCCCGCTGAGCGCGGTTGGCGGCAAGGCCGAGATCATGGACCAGGTCGTCCCGGGCCAGATCGCGCACGCGGGGACGTACAACGCGAACCCCGTGAGCATCCGCGCGGGGCTCGTCACGTTGACGAAGATACTCACTCCGGCGGGCATGAAACACGCGCAGGCCATTGGCGATAGCCTCGCGAAGGGCTACATCGACCTCATCGAGGACCACCACCTGTTCATGAAGGTCCAGTATGCCGGCATCAGCGGCACGGTCCACTTCACGCACAAGCCCGTCGTGGACTGGCGGTCCTTCCAGGGTGTCGACGTGGCGCGCTGGTGGAACTACAACACGGCCATGCTGAACCGTGGGATCATCCCCATGGCCACGGGCCCGGACGAGCAGTGGACGTGCTCCGTCGCTCACACGAAGGCGGACGTCGCGACACACCTCGAGGCCTTCAACGAAGTCGCGGAGATGATCAAGCAGGTCCAGCCGGAGATGCCCCTCATCGAGGCGATCTGA